In Rhodobacter sp. 24-YEA-8, the following are encoded in one genomic region:
- a CDS encoding CheB methylesterase domain-containing protein: MKRQKVMIATARAISGARLSRRIGELPGYEICGQVQDLSSAYMLSESSEPALALIGSDLTRLPEFEGLLSLFRVAQTAWLEIPDSLTGEIRQNGSDPTALPGLVQWLESAKRQCPVTSPVSSRPNAIAAQNEAGGTFLADRIILIGASTGGIDALLTILSAFPANCPPCAIVQHTGAGFSDSLVRLFSRCCAAKVVPAAPGKALLPGTVVIGAGCPGHLIVKHGTPHICDLASGPPVSGHTPSVDILFQSALSFAPSVTAALLTGMGRDGAAGLLDLRRAGAVTFAQDEASSTVYGMPRAAVEIGAAMESLPLNRIAGQLLSHCRKRQPMPLAR; this comes from the coding sequence ATGAAAAGGCAGAAAGTCATGATTGCCACGGCCCGCGCCATCAGCGGTGCAAGGCTGAGCCGGCGTATCGGGGAACTGCCCGGCTATGAGATCTGCGGGCAGGTACAAGACCTTTCCTCCGCCTATATGCTCAGCGAGAGCAGTGAGCCAGCGCTTGCGCTGATCGGAAGCGACCTCACGCGCTTGCCGGAATTCGAAGGTCTTTTGTCGCTGTTTCGCGTCGCACAAACCGCCTGGCTGGAAATTCCGGACAGCCTTACCGGCGAAATCCGCCAGAACGGCAGCGATCCCACGGCCTTGCCAGGCCTGGTCCAGTGGCTGGAAAGCGCCAAAAGACAATGCCCTGTTACTTCCCCTGTGTCCTCCCGCCCAAATGCAATTGCTGCACAAAACGAGGCCGGCGGTACATTTTTGGCCGACCGCATCATTCTGATCGGCGCCTCAACCGGCGGGATCGATGCGCTTTTGACAATTCTGTCGGCCTTTCCTGCGAATTGTCCGCCCTGTGCCATCGTCCAGCATACCGGCGCGGGTTTCTCAGACAGTCTTGTGCGCCTCTTTTCCCGTTGCTGCGCGGCGAAGGTTGTGCCCGCCGCGCCTGGAAAGGCGCTGCTTCCCGGCACGGTGGTGATTGGCGCGGGCTGTCCTGGCCATCTGATCGTGAAACACGGCACGCCCCATATCTGCGACCTGGCTTCAGGGCCACCGGTCTCGGGCCATACGCCCTCGGTGGATATCCTGTTTCAATCCGCGCTCAGCTTTGCGCCTTCGGTCACCGCGGCGCTCCTGACCGGCATGGGGCGTGACGGGGCGGCGGGGCTCCTTGATCTGCGCCGCGCCGGGGCCGTGACCTTCGCCCAGGATGAGGCAAGTTCCACGGTCTATGGTATGCCCCGCGCAGCGGTCGAAATCGGCGCCGCGATGGAGAGCCTGCCGCTGAACCGCATCGCCGGTCAACTGTTGAGCCATTGCCGCAAACGCCAGCCAATGCCCCTGGCGCGCTGA
- a CDS encoding alanyl-tRNA editing protein encodes MQHHYRTEPYLQQCETLVTGHSPEGGIVLERSIFFPTGGGQPGDSGQLIWEGGSIPVGTTTRTGDGNVVLVPGLPQALPAVGTRVVQRLDWGRRYRHMRMHTALHLLAAVVARPVTGGQIGAAKSRLDFDIPDPLPDVQRLTAQLNLLIDTDLKVTTGWITEEELEARPELIRTLSVRPPQGHGRLRLVGIGEGPAQIDLQPCSGTHVARIGEVGRLTVGEIVNKGRNNRRITIRLDD; translated from the coding sequence ATGCAGCATCATTACAGGACCGAGCCCTATCTTCAGCAGTGTGAAACGCTTGTCACCGGCCATTCCCCCGAAGGCGGCATCGTGCTTGAGCGGTCCATTTTTTTCCCGACCGGCGGTGGCCAGCCCGGCGATTCCGGCCAGTTGATCTGGGAGGGCGGCAGCATCCCGGTCGGCACGACCACCCGCACCGGCGATGGGAATGTCGTGCTGGTGCCAGGCCTGCCGCAGGCGCTGCCGGCGGTGGGTACGAGGGTGGTGCAACGCCTCGACTGGGGCCGGCGATATCGCCATATGCGGATGCATACGGCGCTGCATCTGCTCGCGGCAGTGGTGGCGCGTCCGGTCACGGGCGGCCAGATCGGCGCAGCGAAGAGCCGGCTGGATTTTGATATTCCCGACCCGTTGCCGGATGTGCAGCGGCTGACCGCGCAGCTGAACCTGCTGATTGATACCGATCTGAAAGTGACGACCGGCTGGATCACCGAAGAGGAGCTTGAGGCAAGGCCGGAGCTGATCCGCACGCTTTCAGTCCGGCCGCCCCAGGGTCATGGCCGGTTGCGGCTGGTCGGGATCGGGGAAGGGCCGGCACAAATCGACCTGCAGCCCTGCAGTGGCACCCATGTCGCGCGTATCGGCGAGGTCGGGCGTCTCACGGTCGGTGAAATCGTCAACAAAGGCCGCAATAACCGGCGGATCACCATCCGGCTGGATGACTGA
- a CDS encoding cysteine synthase A: MRIHSDLAGIIGNTPLLKLKKASELTGCTILGKCEFMNPGQSVKDRAALYIIRDAVAKGLLQPGGTIVEGTAGNTGIGLALVGNSLGFRTVIVIPETQSQEKKDMIRLAGAELVQVPAAPYKNLNNYIRYSGRLAEELARTEANGVIWANQFDNTANRQAHIETTGPEIWEQTGGKVDGFVAAVGSGGTLAGVAMALQPKGVKIGLADPEGAALYSYYTSGVFESPGNSITEGIGQGRITANLEGFRPDMAWRIPDAEALPLAFDLLTEEGLCVGGSSAINIAGAIRMAQEMGPGHTIVTVLCDYGNRYQSKMFNPAFLKDKGLPVPEWLARGNRPLPAVYQDL; this comes from the coding sequence ATGCGAATTCACAGCGATCTGGCGGGCATCATTGGCAATACGCCGCTTCTGAAACTGAAGAAGGCGTCTGAGCTGACCGGCTGCACCATCCTTGGGAAATGCGAATTCATGAACCCGGGCCAGTCTGTCAAGGACCGGGCGGCGCTGTATATCATCCGTGATGCGGTGGCGAAGGGGCTTTTGCAGCCCGGCGGCACCATTGTCGAAGGCACGGCCGGGAACACCGGGATCGGCCTTGCGCTGGTCGGGAATTCGCTGGGCTTTCGCACAGTGATCGTGATCCCCGAGACCCAGAGCCAGGAGAAAAAGGACATGATCCGCCTCGCCGGGGCTGAACTCGTCCAGGTGCCGGCGGCGCCTTATAAAAACCTGAACAACTATATCCGCTATTCCGGGCGCCTGGCGGAAGAACTGGCCAGGACCGAGGCCAATGGCGTGATCTGGGCCAACCAGTTCGACAATACCGCGAACCGCCAGGCCCATATCGAGACGACCGGGCCCGAGATCTGGGAGCAGACCGGCGGCAAGGTCGACGGCTTCGTCGCGGCAGTCGGCTCGGGTGGCACGCTGGCGGGGGTTGCGATGGCGCTCCAGCCCAAAGGCGTGAAGATCGGCCTTGCCGATCCGGAAGGCGCGGCGCTTTACAGCTATTACACCAGTGGCGTGTTCGAGAGCCCCGGCAATTCGATCACCGAAGGCATTGGCCAGGGCCGTATCACCGCCAATCTTGAAGGCTTCCGCCCCGATATGGCCTGGCGGATCCCGGATGCCGAGGCGCTGCCGCTGGCCTTTGACCTCCTGACCGAAGAAGGGCTTTGCGTCGGTGGATCGTCGGCGATCAATATCGCCGGTGCGATCCGCATGGCGCAGGAAATGGGGCCGGGCCATACCATTGTCACAGTGCTTTGCGATTACGGCAACCGGTATCAGTCTAAGATGTTTAACCCGGCTTTCCTGAAGGATAAGGGCCTGCCGGTGCCGGAATGGCTGGCGCGCGGCAACCGCCCGCTGCCGGCGGTCTATCAGGATCTCTGA
- a CDS encoding chemotaxis protein CheW, which translates to MQSIDLASRLDVEFVTFFAGAQSFSLDISHVREIRRWSTVTPLPHAPKEVLGVMNLRGSVIPIYDLSARFGLGPTQDNPRNVVVVATIGNQTVGLLVEAVSEILSVARNQIQETPDIRSESTRASITGIIQMEEGMTRVIDLEAVIQCKSKQAA; encoded by the coding sequence ATGCAATCCATTGATCTCGCGAGCCGCCTTGACGTCGAATTCGTCACCTTCTTCGCCGGCGCGCAGAGCTTCTCGCTCGATATCTCCCATGTCCGCGAGATCCGTCGCTGGAGCACGGTCACGCCCCTGCCCCATGCGCCGAAAGAAGTTCTTGGCGTGATGAACCTGCGCGGCTCGGTCATCCCGATCTATGATCTCTCCGCCCGGTTCGGCCTTGGCCCCACCCAGGACAATCCGCGCAATGTGGTCGTGGTCGCCACCATCGGCAATCAGACCGTCGGTCTCCTCGTCGAGGCGGTCTCAGAAATCCTCTCGGTCGCCAGAAACCAGATCCAGGAGACACCCGATATCCGCTCTGAAAGCACGCGCGCCTCCATCACCGGCATCATCCAGATGGAGGAAGGCATGACCCGGGTGATCGATCTCGAGGCGGTCATTCAATGCAAATCGAAACAGGCAGCATGA
- a CDS encoding protein-glutamate O-methyltransferase CheR, translating to MQIETGSMTRTAPRPIIPPEPGISDFSSAEFRRVADYAQREFGLVLQENKKQVVQSRITRLLQEFQCTDIASFCSRLESGDFQAEREAFVTALTTNVTSFFREAHHFDIFAENLLKPSLSGLRSGQRLRVWSAGCSAGQEPYSVAMRILDLLPDAAKLNIRILATDIDPAIIAKARAAVYPEEEARGIPPAFRKRFITTRAAGCFSPDPCVTGLIRFAELNLVGDWPMRGPFDAIFCRNVAIYFDKPTQARLWSRFAALLRPGGLLFIGHSERVSGPAMNHLVSAGITTYRRSKDIKG from the coding sequence ATGCAAATCGAAACAGGCAGCATGACCCGGACCGCCCCCCGTCCAATCATCCCCCCCGAACCCGGCATCAGCGATTTCAGCAGCGCCGAATTCCGCCGGGTCGCTGATTATGCACAACGCGAATTCGGCCTCGTCTTACAGGAAAACAAAAAACAGGTCGTCCAGTCCCGGATCACCCGGCTGTTGCAGGAGTTTCAGTGCACAGATATCGCCTCCTTCTGCTCGAGACTGGAATCGGGCGATTTCCAGGCCGAACGTGAGGCCTTCGTCACTGCGCTGACCACCAATGTGACCAGCTTCTTCCGTGAAGCGCATCACTTCGACATCTTCGCAGAAAACCTGCTGAAGCCCAGCCTGTCCGGCCTCAGATCAGGCCAGAGGCTCCGGGTCTGGTCAGCCGGATGCTCTGCCGGCCAGGAACCATATTCGGTCGCGATGCGGATCCTTGATCTGCTGCCCGATGCAGCAAAGCTCAATATCCGCATTCTTGCTACCGATATTGACCCGGCCATTATCGCAAAGGCACGAGCTGCGGTCTATCCCGAAGAGGAAGCGCGTGGCATCCCGCCCGCCTTTCGCAAGAGGTTCATCACCACCCGCGCCGCAGGATGTTTCTCTCCGGATCCATGTGTCACCGGCCTGATCCGCTTTGCAGAGCTTAACCTTGTTGGAGACTGGCCGATGCGCGGGCCATTTGACGCGATCTTTTGCCGCAATGTGGCAATCTATTTCGACAAGCCAACCCAGGCCCGCCTCTGGAGCAGATTTGCAGCCTTGCTGCGCCCGGGCGGGCTGCTCTTCATCGGCCATTCCGAACGCGTCTCAGGCCCGGCCATGAACCATCTCGTCAGCGCAGGGATCACCACCTATCGCCGCAGCAAGGACATAAAAGGATAA
- a CDS encoding response regulator: MSLKENLRVMVVDDMSVSRALISQSLEEIGIRHFATESDSGAVLGKLATSPVHLVISDMNMPGLSGLDLLAALRGNTATQKIGFILITGTPSPEVLKRGQELGLNNLIRKPFTAATVKTAIERVVGPL; this comes from the coding sequence ATGAGTTTGAAAGAAAACCTTCGCGTGATGGTTGTTGACGACATGTCCGTCAGCCGCGCTTTGATCTCGCAATCCCTCGAAGAAATCGGCATCAGACATTTCGCCACTGAATCCGACAGCGGTGCGGTCCTGGGCAAGCTCGCAACCAGCCCTGTGCATCTGGTCATATCCGACATGAATATGCCGGGGCTTTCCGGTCTCGATCTGCTCGCGGCCCTGCGCGGGAACACCGCGACGCAGAAGATCGGCTTCATTCTGATCACTGGCACCCCCTCGCCCGAGGTTCTTAAACGCGGCCAGGAGCTGGGCCTGAACAATCTGATCCGAAAACCGTTCACCGCTGCCACGGTAAAAACGGCAATCGAAAGGGTGGTGGGGCCGCTATGA
- a CDS encoding STAS domain-containing protein, with amino-acid sequence MPGSELPVSGLPEVAGSDPAAPDSGLPDSDPPDPDFPASDQAGSETRAQSAKLELAERADPLGDPAILAFLRRHQDQPVEVDASRLRQPNGPLIETLLVAARTWRTRGIAFSITGLAPGHVEQLRWLGLAAPLGLDPGAEVLPV; translated from the coding sequence ATGCCAGGTTCAGAGCTGCCAGTTTCGGGGCTGCCAGAGGTGGCAGGATCAGATCCGGCTGCGCCAGATTCGGGTTTGCCGGATTCGGACCCGCCAGATCCGGATTTTCCGGCGTCAGACCAGGCGGGTTCAGAGACCCGCGCGCAATCTGCAAAGCTGGAGCTGGCGGAGCGGGCCGATCCGCTGGGCGATCCTGCAATTCTGGCTTTCCTGCGCCGCCATCAGGACCAGCCGGTCGAGGTCGATGCCAGCCGGCTCCGCCAACCCAATGGGCCACTGATCGAAACACTTCTTGTTGCGGCCAGAACCTGGCGCACCAGGGGAATCGCGTTTTCCATAACCGGCCTCGCGCCCGGTCATGTCGAACAACTGCGCTGGCTGGGCCTCGCGGCCCCTCTCGGCCTTGATCCCGGGGCGGAGGTGCTGCCGGTATGA
- a CDS encoding response regulator, translating to MTLRILAIDDSLTIRTLLRQAVENAGFACATANDGKDGVDMFSEVDPDVVITDINMPRLDGFGVIEAIRTGTHNTRVPILVLSTESGEALKARARAAGATGWLVKPFEDLQLIAILRRVTGYAGPGHSEREQA from the coding sequence ATGACCCTGCGTATCCTGGCAATTGATGATTCCCTGACCATCCGCACATTGCTCCGGCAGGCGGTCGAGAATGCCGGCTTCGCCTGTGCCACTGCGAATGATGGCAAAGACGGTGTCGATATGTTCAGCGAGGTCGATCCTGACGTTGTGATCACCGACATCAATATGCCCCGGCTCGACGGTTTCGGCGTGATCGAGGCCATTCGCACCGGCACACATAATACCCGCGTGCCGATTCTGGTGCTTTCCACCGAAAGCGGCGAGGCGCTGAAAGCGCGCGCCCGGGCCGCAGGTGCCACCGGCTGGCTGGTGAAGCCTTTCGAGGATCTGCAACTGATCGCCATCTTGCGCCGTGTCACCGGTTATGCCGGCCCCGGCCATTCCGAACGGGAACAGGCCTGA
- a CDS encoding DUF3772 domain-containing protein has translation MRLPLCILHCLLALWLGVAALAPAPVRAEGDDQTQPLDYAAWGEIATTAEAELGSDTVTDARLDELRGLIVDWRAKLTLAQTTNASRIATVREQISALGPAPTGDATEAPEIAQKRKDLGQQLSLLQAPGIAAEEAYRRADGLIREIDGKARSRHTDQLLQLWPSPLNPANWPEAAGGLTDTALRLWGELSTKLHDSRARAQFWNALPLILLLLAVTVATTIFARPWIEAFADRLRIGKTEARRRIFGLLASLGQIIVPSIGMVALSAALIRTGFMGRTTGEVALALPVLGGVVFVAFWLAARVFPRVDVDQAILPLQRNQRQEGRILAALMGVVLSFEALRRLTMDGQNYPDAVTAVASFPMLAGGGILLWRMGRILRLSQEQGEQNGYGEKLIGLLGRALKLIAVAGPGLAALGYVTAGAALVYPAIMSLGLMAVLIILQRLLADIWAVVYPAADAEAENERLVPVLAGFALALMSIPLFALIWGSRIADLSEIWTRFREGFQLGDTRVSPSDFLLFAVIFVIGYLITRLFQGALRNSILPRTRMDRGGQNALVSGTGYVGIFFAALVAINATGIDLSGLAIVASALSVGIGFGLQNIVQNFVSGIILMIERPVSEGDWIEVGTTQGIVKTISVRSTRIQTFDRNVVVVPNADLVSQRVTNWTRFGLAGRLIVPVTVAWTEDTRRVEKLLREIAEAQPMVILNPAPTIVLQGFNGGLNFEIRVILRDVNFQGSVRSDINHMIVQRFIAEGIKLPSTSAEITLGNAGEIGAALRGTGQG, from the coding sequence ATGAGGCTGCCACTTTGCATCCTGCACTGCCTGCTGGCGCTCTGGCTTGGTGTCGCTGCGCTTGCGCCAGCGCCGGTCCGGGCCGAAGGCGATGATCAGACCCAGCCGCTGGATTATGCGGCCTGGGGCGAGATTGCGACCACCGCCGAGGCCGAACTGGGCTCCGACACGGTCACAGATGCGCGGCTTGATGAGTTGCGCGGCCTTATCGTCGACTGGCGCGCCAAACTGACCCTGGCGCAGACCACCAATGCGTCCCGCATTGCCACGGTGCGCGAACAGATCAGCGCGCTAGGCCCGGCGCCAACCGGTGATGCCACCGAAGCACCTGAAATCGCGCAGAAACGCAAAGATCTAGGCCAGCAGCTTTCCTTGTTACAGGCGCCGGGCATTGCGGCAGAAGAGGCTTACCGCCGCGCCGATGGTCTGATCCGCGAAATCGACGGCAAGGCCCGCAGCCGTCACACTGACCAGCTTTTGCAGCTCTGGCCCTCGCCGCTGAACCCGGCCAACTGGCCCGAAGCAGCAGGTGGCCTGACCGACACCGCCCTGCGGCTCTGGGGCGAGCTGAGCACCAAACTCCATGACAGCCGCGCCAGAGCACAGTTCTGGAATGCGCTGCCGCTGATCCTTTTGCTTCTGGCGGTGACTGTCGCCACCACGATTTTCGCCCGGCCCTGGATCGAGGCTTTTGCCGACCGGCTCCGCATCGGCAAGACCGAGGCGCGGCGGCGGATCTTTGGCCTGCTGGCCTCGCTCGGGCAGATCATCGTGCCATCGATCGGTATGGTGGCCCTGTCAGCGGCGCTGATCCGCACCGGCTTTATGGGCCGCACCACCGGCGAGGTGGCGCTCGCGCTGCCGGTGCTGGGGGGCGTGGTCTTTGTTGCTTTCTGGCTGGCGGCGCGGGTATTTCCCCGGGTCGATGTCGACCAGGCGATCCTGCCCTTGCAGCGCAATCAGCGCCAGGAAGGCCGTATCCTTGCCGCGTTGATGGGCGTCGTGCTGTCCTTTGAGGCGCTGCGCCGGCTGACCATGGACGGGCAGAATTACCCCGATGCCGTCACGGCGGTTGCAAGCTTCCCGATGCTGGCGGGTGGTGGCATCCTTTTGTGGCGCATGGGGCGGATCCTGCGGCTCAGCCAGGAACAGGGCGAACAGAACGGCTATGGCGAAAAGCTGATCGGGCTTCTGGGACGGGCACTGAAACTGATCGCGGTTGCGGGCCCGGGGCTTGCGGCCCTCGGCTATGTCACGGCCGGTGCGGCGCTGGTCTATCCGGCGATCATGTCGCTTGGGCTGATGGCGGTTCTGATCATTCTGCAACGGCTGCTCGCTGATATCTGGGCGGTGGTCTATCCCGCCGCCGATGCCGAGGCCGAGAATGAACGCCTTGTGCCGGTGCTTGCAGGCTTTGCGCTCGCGCTGATGTCGATCCCGCTTTTCGCGCTGATCTGGGGCAGTCGGATCGCGGATCTAAGCGAGATCTGGACCCGGTTCCGCGAAGGCTTTCAGCTGGGCGACACCAGGGTCTCGCCCTCGGATTTCCTGCTTTTCGCAGTGATTTTCGTCATCGGCTACCTGATCACGCGGCTGTTTCAGGGCGCGTTGCGCAATTCTATCCTGCCGCGTACCCGGATGGACCGCGGCGGCCAGAACGCGCTGGTCTCGGGAACCGGTTATGTCGGCATTTTCTTTGCGGCGCTGGTGGCGATCAATGCGACCGGGATAGACCTCTCTGGCCTCGCCATCGTCGCCTCGGCGCTTTCGGTCGGTATCGGTTTCGGCCTGCAAAACATCGTGCAGAACTTCGTTTCCGGCATCATCCTGATGATCGAGCGCCCGGTTTCCGAGGGTGACTGGATCGAGGTCGGTACCACCCAGGGCATCGTGAAAACGATATCGGTGCGCTCGACCCGCATTCAGACCTTTGACCGCAATGTCGTCGTCGTGCCAAATGCCGATCTGGTCAGCCAGCGTGTCACAAACTGGACCCGGTTTGGTCTGGCCGGGCGGCTGATTGTGCCGGTGACCGTGGCCTGGACCGAGGATACGAGGCGGGTCGAGAAGCTTTTGCGCGAGATTGCAGAAGCACAGCCCATGGTGATCCTGAACCCGGCGCCGACCATCGTTTTGCAGGGGTTCAACGGCGGGCTGAATTTCGAGATCAGGGTCATTCTGCGGGATGTGAATTTCCAGGGCTCGGTGCGCAGTGATATCAACCATATGATCGTGCAGCGTTTTATTGCCGAGGGGATAAAGTTACCCTCGACCAGCGCCGAGATCACGCTTGGGAATGCAGGCGAAATCGGGGCAGCGCTGCGCGGCACCGGGCAGGGGTAA
- a CDS encoding chemotaxis protein CheA, whose translation MSMQSIRDTFFEECEDLLEALAEGLARMETGEADSECLNAVFRAVHSIKGGAGAFALSDLVAFAHRFETVLDEIRSDRLDLSDEVMHILLRSADHLADQVEAAREERSIDAEVTAAFLVNLGTCLGDAGFAQPAADEDFGFSAITLDFGASPGLPALDLPDQEFPIPDLSLPDPLMSGSGVRAAPAPAGLPPDKTISAPRHRIRFIPWPQLYSNGHDPLVLITSLAAPGELEIRPDLSSLPELADFDPAKPCLAWDILVASQLPEAAVEAHFEFVRGLCELSVAAEIKPASGIEDPATTLPWPAPLTEPLREPLTFQTRAPEPEQVALSPSAGPAPDAEIGTSAPPPDKDTARETIGEGASTLLRRRLPKSEDDAEGRGPKPTLRVDLERVDRLINAVGELIINQAMIEQSVTDLSLPADTEIISHTEDYRLLARDLQEAVMAIRAQPVKPLFQRMSRIVREAAEATGKAAHLVTIGDATEVDKTVVERLADPLTHMIRNAVDHGLESAAARAAAGKDPEGTIRLSAAHRSCSVIITISDDGGGLDRSRILAKAISRGLVAEGAELTDAEIDNLLFLPGFSTAEKISNLSGRGVGLDVVKNAVAALGGRIAISSTLGSGTEFTISLPLTLAVMDGMVISVAGQTMVIPIASVIETIRPTAADLHLLGTSDRLLSIRGRFLPMIDVAECLGFGRRDPAQASLALLVETDAQAHCALMVDAVLDQRQVVIKGLDSNYGAIPGVSAATVLGDGQIALILDTEALTSNMSGLINGRNGANYLPPAAGATADPASQSFHPLAARAQALPQPQTGGPHAIH comes from the coding sequence ATGTCAATGCAATCCATTCGTGACACGTTTTTCGAAGAATGCGAGGATCTGCTTGAGGCGCTGGCCGAAGGTCTCGCCAGGATGGAGACCGGCGAGGCCGACAGTGAATGTCTCAATGCCGTCTTCCGCGCCGTTCACTCGATCAAAGGCGGGGCCGGTGCCTTCGCGCTCTCGGATCTGGTCGCCTTTGCCCATCGGTTCGAGACAGTCCTTGATGAAATCCGCTCTGACCGGCTCGATCTGAGCGATGAGGTAATGCATATATTGTTGCGTTCGGCAGATCATCTCGCCGATCAGGTCGAGGCCGCGCGCGAAGAACGCAGCATCGATGCAGAGGTCACAGCCGCGTTTCTTGTCAATCTTGGCACCTGCCTCGGTGATGCCGGTTTCGCGCAGCCAGCCGCCGATGAAGATTTCGGCTTCAGTGCCATCACGCTGGATTTCGGCGCAAGTCCCGGCCTGCCCGCCCTTGACCTTCCGGACCAGGAATTCCCAATCCCGGATCTGTCCCTCCCCGATCCTCTGATGTCTGGCTCCGGGGTGAGGGCGGCGCCTGCGCCCGCCGGTCTCCCCCCCGACAAGACCATCAGCGCTCCCCGCCACCGGATCCGCTTCATTCCCTGGCCGCAGCTTTACAGCAATGGCCATGATCCGCTGGTATTGATCACAAGCCTCGCAGCCCCCGGCGAGCTCGAGATCAGACCGGATCTCTCCTCCTTGCCGGAACTGGCTGATTTCGACCCGGCAAAGCCTTGCCTTGCATGGGATATTCTGGTTGCAAGCCAGCTGCCCGAAGCGGCAGTCGAGGCCCATTTCGAATTCGTGCGCGGCCTGTGTGAGCTTTCCGTCGCGGCGGAAATCAAGCCTGCGAGCGGGATCGAAGACCCGGCTACAACGCTCCCCTGGCCTGCGCCTCTGACAGAGCCTCTGAGAGAGCCACTGACATTTCAGACGCGCGCCCCCGAACCAGAGCAGGTCGCCCTCTCCCCCTCAGCCGGCCCTGCGCCGGATGCGGAGATCGGGACCTCCGCACCTCCGCCAGATAAAGACACGGCGAGAGAAACAATTGGCGAAGGCGCCAGCACCCTTCTCCGGCGCCGTCTTCCGAAAAGCGAGGACGATGCCGAAGGGCGTGGTCCAAAACCCACATTGCGTGTCGATCTGGAGCGGGTGGACCGGCTGATCAACGCAGTAGGCGAGCTGATCATCAACCAGGCGATGATCGAACAGAGCGTGACCGACCTGTCCCTGCCCGCAGACACAGAAATCATCTCCCATACCGAGGATTACCGCCTGCTTGCGCGTGACCTGCAAGAGGCGGTGATGGCAATCCGTGCCCAGCCGGTGAAACCGCTCTTCCAGCGCATGTCCCGCATCGTGCGCGAGGCGGCCGAAGCAACCGGTAAAGCCGCGCATCTGGTCACCATTGGCGATGCGACCGAAGTCGACAAGACAGTGGTTGAGAGGCTGGCGGATCCGCTGACCCATATGATCCGCAATGCTGTTGATCACGGGCTCGAAAGTGCCGCAGCTCGTGCGGCGGCTGGCAAGGATCCTGAAGGCACTATTCGCCTCTCTGCCGCACACCGTTCCTGCAGCGTGATCATCACCATCAGCGACGATGGCGGCGGGCTGGACCGCAGTCGCATCCTCGCAAAAGCAATCTCACGCGGCCTGGTTGCAGAGGGCGCCGAACTGACCGATGCAGAGATTGATAACCTCTTATTCCTGCCTGGTTTTTCTACGGCCGAGAAAATCTCGAATCTCTCCGGGCGGGGGGTTGGCCTTGACGTGGTGAAAAACGCTGTTGCAGCCCTTGGCGGTCGGATTGCGATCAGCTCGACCCTTGGCAGCGGCACCGAGTTTACCATTTCGCTGCCCCTGACCCTTGCCGTGATGGATGGCATGGTCATTTCCGTAGCCGGCCAAACCATGGTCATTCCGATCGCATCGGTGATCGAAACCATCCGCCCGACTGCCGCCGATCTGCATCTCCTTGGAACCTCCGACCGGTTGCTCTCCATCCGTGGCCGTTTCCTGCCGATGATCGATGTCGCCGAATGCCTTGGTTTCGGTCGACGCGATCCGGCTCAGGCCTCACTTGCCCTTCTGGTGGAAACCGATGCCCAGGCCCATTGCGCACTGATGGTGGATGCGGTGCTGGATCAACGGCAGGTGGTGATCAAGGGCCTCGATTCAAATTACGGCGCCATTCCCGGCGTCTCGGCGGCAACCGTGCTGGGCGACGGCCAGATCGCCCTGATCCTCGATACCGAAGCCCTGACCTCGAACATGTCCGGGCTGATCAATGGGCGCAACGGCGCAAACTATCTGCCGCCTGCGGCCGGCGCCACTGCGGACCCGGCCTCTCAGTCCTTCCATCCGCTGGCCGCGCGGGCCCAGGCCCTGCCCCAGCCCCAAACCGGAGGCCCCCATGCAATCCATTGA